From the genome of Gemmatimonadota bacterium, one region includes:
- a CDS encoding AAA domain-containing protein: MENNYKDKVMRLVEYLTRLAVLRTRTTRDVDEYQNVLWLKDIPKLKGCFTQAWGRDEDFDSDVWIEIQNQKEPLLPGVPSICEDWVEDESLRDKNDIPDLLPEITKQVKNLDWQEGTDQPEFIFYIERLEDYPDVQEAWDKYVEEHWLPWMEEHNDWESIHSVYTTLFVIHQEQLRLSEEYELVLALGLLIWQTPNGQRVRRHLIVANAALEFEAKLGKFTVRPLPDGANVRPELDMLDIEEQPERAEENAKASLSEAADDDPWNRSCVEGVLQALVHSISSQGEYNSTLQATNNLTLDKPVVEYAPALILRKRSVRGLTETLKRIKGKIEDGEDFPSQFKDLAEIQTNSDSDVSEQDPGETNSSFDGELFFPKPWNEEQRRIVDKIRTTSGVLVQGPPGTGKSHTIANLICHLLATGQRTLITAKTPRALQVLDGLVPEELHPLYINLLGSGPEEGKSLELSVSGILRKSEDWNEDRAKSEIKTLENKLQELRKEKAKVDRRLRDIRESETHSQSVAEGTYRGTAARIAKSVNQDRSVYSWFTDTVPLYKTCPITADKLRDLLRKLRHFSLEKRQELDLVWPDELSSAAQFAELVDSERRAHREHELSSTEGNEQDADALSDIDAESVRKIHDSLTAFSDLRRQLSISPYSWMSNALRDIASGNESLWLERHLVTQGAIDAIELRLSVVRETNIKFPDEADIRTLYEDVSNLKRHLENGGKLGWWPFRPKIVKTVQVDGSFCSNLHHLSVAADFFHVLIELEKAWEVWVGYEEQEGTYALQFQKLKEMCDALADALSLGKRRDDCIESLRQCPALRTPDWNDEAQIDQLIASCRFALKQLAEKAILKIEEPIGSLAGRTNAHSVVSDLLQAIRNRDIEGYKQVAKATQSLKDECQKMRKLDADIEKLRQFVPNFTVELEQSCTKSCWDERVQQVENAWHWAQARFWIDEYIKKEDAPSLAIRSHQIEDEINRVIAQLAELHAWSFCLSRLESSHRGHMVAWQQAMGRLGKGTGRHAPKHRRDAQQHLNKCREAVPAWVMPLHRIWDTVDPAPGIFDVVIIDEASQCGPEALPLFYLGKKVLIVGDDKQISPDAVGLPLDAVHRLMNDLLYDFDFKDSFAVQSSLFDHGKRLYDEGHITLREHFRCMPEIIRFSNGLCYSDTPLIPLRQYGPERLNPLERVFIESGYREGVGNGVVNRPEADAIVEKILELCDDGRYSEKTMGVVVLQGEAQARLIEGKLLERIGAEEMERRHLVCGNSYSFQGDERDVIFLSMVAASNERIGPLASPADERRFNVAASRARDQMFLFHSVTVNDLSTSDLRQELLKFFENTKPQAIAGIDREELERRAAQDNRKVINPPDPFDSWFEIDVTLELVRKGYNVQPQVEFAGRRIDLAIEGGQARLAVECDGDTWHGPDQYDKDMERQRQLERCGWEFFRVRESAFYANREIALEKLWPMLEERRIFPASASGGGKAEKTKIKKRERASTKPPFERTPEPSNNRQKPRETDSEQGELKFVQREDTGAGESPRSEIDNDDSWNKKKYDMEGKVWWKPKGELGELDALWVLVPDGVKVETQRQYLDYLGSRIRVLVDELAQDPEEYTGYKDVRRALESIVQKYIGDKIPYPTEISVHPTTWVETIMYYLEDSMQYFTLLGEATEERGYERVGKTGKLDKREQEMVERDDLAKVLVELMQAV, from the coding sequence AACGAAGCAGGTAAAAAATCTCGATTGGCAGGAGGGGACCGATCAGCCTGAATTTATTTTTTATATCGAACGCCTTGAAGATTATCCCGATGTTCAGGAGGCTTGGGATAAATACGTCGAAGAACATTGGCTGCCATGGATGGAAGAGCATAACGACTGGGAAAGCATACATAGCGTTTACACAACGCTCTTTGTTATCCATCAGGAGCAACTTCGGCTTAGTGAGGAGTACGAACTTGTCCTCGCGCTCGGTCTGCTTATCTGGCAAACGCCGAACGGTCAGCGAGTCCGCCGTCACCTGATTGTCGCAAACGCCGCTCTCGAATTTGAAGCGAAATTAGGCAAGTTCACTGTACGGCCACTGCCGGATGGCGCAAACGTTCGACCTGAACTGGATATGTTGGACATTGAGGAACAACCCGAACGCGCCGAAGAAAACGCAAAGGCTTCGCTATCTGAGGCTGCGGACGATGATCCCTGGAACAGAAGCTGCGTCGAAGGTGTTCTTCAGGCCCTCGTCCATTCAATCAGTTCTCAAGGCGAATACAATAGCACGCTGCAAGCGACAAATAACCTGACATTGGACAAACCAGTCGTTGAATATGCACCGGCTCTTATATTGAGAAAACGATCCGTAAGGGGCCTCACCGAGACATTGAAGCGAATTAAGGGAAAAATAGAGGATGGAGAGGATTTTCCTTCTCAATTTAAGGACCTTGCTGAGATTCAGACGAACAGTGATAGTGATGTTTCAGAGCAGGACCCCGGCGAAACGAACAGTAGTTTCGATGGTGAATTGTTCTTTCCAAAACCCTGGAATGAAGAACAACGTCGCATCGTAGATAAGATACGAACTACCAGTGGCGTCCTCGTACAGGGACCGCCGGGCACTGGAAAATCCCACACGATTGCGAATCTCATCTGCCACTTGCTCGCGACAGGGCAGAGAACGCTTATCACCGCCAAGACACCGCGGGCGCTCCAGGTTCTCGACGGACTTGTGCCAGAAGAGTTACATCCGCTATACATCAATCTACTGGGTTCGGGACCGGAAGAAGGGAAATCTCTCGAATTGAGCGTCAGCGGAATTCTTCGCAAGAGCGAAGATTGGAACGAGGACCGGGCAAAAAGCGAAATCAAGACGCTCGAAAACAAGCTACAAGAGTTGCGAAAAGAGAAAGCCAAAGTCGATAGACGCCTACGCGACATCAGAGAATCCGAAACGCATTCTCAATCCGTTGCAGAAGGGACCTACCGAGGTACCGCAGCGCGTATAGCTAAGTCAGTCAATCAGGATCGCAGCGTCTATAGCTGGTTCACCGACACCGTCCCTTTGTACAAGACATGTCCGATCACCGCAGATAAATTGCGAGACCTATTGAGGAAGTTGCGTCACTTCAGCTTGGAAAAACGGCAAGAGTTGGATCTTGTATGGCCTGACGAACTATCGTCTGCCGCGCAGTTTGCCGAGCTTGTTGATTCAGAGAGACGAGCGCACCGCGAACATGAACTATCGTCCACTGAGGGCAACGAACAAGATGCAGATGCGCTATCGGATATCGATGCTGAAAGCGTAAGAAAAATTCACGATTCTCTTACCGCTTTCAGCGATTTGAGGCGTCAGTTATCAATATCGCCATATTCGTGGATGAGCAACGCCTTGCGCGATATCGCCAGTGGTAATGAATCACTGTGGCTTGAACGTCATCTTGTGACGCAAGGGGCAATAGACGCTATAGAGCTGCGCCTTTCCGTAGTTCGTGAAACGAACATCAAATTTCCAGACGAGGCCGACATCAGGACGCTATATGAAGATGTCAGCAATCTGAAAAGGCATTTGGAAAATGGCGGAAAACTCGGCTGGTGGCCGTTCCGTCCCAAGATAGTCAAAACTGTTCAAGTGGATGGTAGTTTCTGCTCCAATCTCCACCATTTGTCAGTTGCGGCTGATTTTTTTCACGTGCTTATTGAGCTTGAAAAGGCCTGGGAAGTCTGGGTGGGATATGAGGAACAAGAAGGCACTTATGCCTTACAATTCCAGAAGCTCAAGGAAATGTGCGACGCTCTTGCCGATGCTCTGTCACTTGGGAAACGACGTGATGATTGCATTGAGTCTCTGAGACAGTGCCCCGCTCTCCGAACACCTGATTGGAATGACGAGGCTCAGATTGATCAATTGATTGCCTCTTGCAGGTTCGCGCTCAAGCAATTGGCTGAAAAGGCGATTCTGAAGATTGAAGAACCAATAGGGTCTCTTGCCGGGAGGACTAATGCCCATTCCGTTGTAAGCGACTTGCTTCAGGCGATTCGCAATCGAGATATCGAAGGATATAAACAGGTCGCGAAGGCGACACAAAGTCTAAAGGATGAATGTCAGAAGATGAGAAAGTTGGATGCAGACATTGAGAAGCTGCGCCAATTTGTGCCGAATTTCACCGTAGAATTGGAGCAAAGCTGCACTAAGTCTTGCTGGGACGAGCGCGTTCAACAGGTAGAGAATGCCTGGCATTGGGCTCAAGCAAGGTTCTGGATCGATGAATATATAAAGAAGGAAGATGCCCCAAGCCTTGCTATACGTTCGCACCAGATTGAGGATGAAATTAACAGAGTCATTGCACAACTTGCAGAACTTCATGCTTGGTCGTTTTGCTTATCGCGACTCGAAAGTAGCCATCGCGGCCACATGGTAGCTTGGCAGCAAGCAATGGGTCGTCTTGGGAAAGGAACCGGGAGGCACGCTCCAAAGCATCGACGGGATGCACAGCAGCACTTGAACAAATGCCGTGAGGCAGTCCCGGCCTGGGTCATGCCACTACACCGCATCTGGGATACGGTGGACCCTGCTCCCGGTATATTCGATGTGGTCATTATTGACGAAGCATCGCAATGCGGACCAGAGGCATTGCCACTCTTTTATCTGGGCAAAAAAGTACTCATTGTTGGGGATGACAAGCAGATCAGTCCCGATGCTGTTGGCTTACCTCTTGATGCTGTACATCGTCTCATGAACGACTTACTATATGATTTTGACTTCAAAGACTCTTTTGCCGTTCAAAGCAGCCTGTTCGACCATGGAAAACGGCTATATGACGAAGGGCATATCACTCTGCGTGAGCACTTCCGCTGCATGCCAGAAATTATTCGTTTCAGCAATGGTCTCTGCTATTCTGACACGCCGTTAATCCCGTTGCGGCAATATGGGCCTGAGCGCTTGAACCCGCTGGAGCGCGTCTTTATCGAAAGCGGGTATCGCGAAGGAGTTGGGAATGGGGTGGTGAACCGACCGGAGGCCGACGCCATTGTCGAGAAGATATTGGAATTATGTGATGACGGGCGATATTCCGAAAAAACTATGGGCGTTGTTGTTCTCCAGGGAGAAGCACAGGCAAGGTTGATTGAGGGAAAGTTACTTGAACGAATAGGCGCAGAAGAGATGGAGCGGCGGCATCTCGTTTGCGGAAACTCATATAGTTTCCAAGGCGATGAGCGTGACGTTATATTCCTGTCCATGGTCGCGGCATCTAATGAGAGAATTGGCCCACTTGCAAGTCCGGCAGATGAGCGGCGGTTCAACGTTGCGGCAAGCCGTGCCCGAGATCAGATGTTTCTTTTTCATTCTGTAACCGTCAACGATCTGAGCACATCCGATCTGCGTCAAGAATTGCTCAAATTCTTTGAGAATACGAAACCGCAAGCGATTGCTGGCATAGACCGGGAGGAACTCGAACGTCGGGCCGCACAGGACAATCGAAAGGTCATTAACCCACCTGACCCCTTCGATAGCTGGTTCGAGATTGACGTTACGCTGGAACTCGTACGAAAAGGATATAACGTTCAACCTCAAGTTGAGTTTGCTGGCAGGAGAATTGACCTTGCCATCGAAGGTGGGCAAGCGCGATTGGCGGTCGAATGCGATGGTGATACCTGGCACGGTCCAGATCAGTATGATAAGGACATGGAGAGGCAGCGGCAACTGGAGCGTTGTGGTTGGGAGTTCTTTCGGGTCCGAGAATCGGCCTTTTATGCAAATAGGGAGATCGCGCTGGAGAAGCTGTGGCCCATGTTAGAAGAAAGGAGAATTTTCCCAGCGAGTGCATCGGGAGGTGGTAAAGCGGAAAAGACAAAAATAAAGAAACGCGAGAGAGCATCAACTAAACCACCTTTTGAACGCACTCCTGAGCCGTCTAATAATCGCCAAAAACCGCGTGAAACTGATAGCGAACAAGGAGAGCTTAAATTTGTGCAGCGAGAGGATACCGGAGCCGGCGAAAGTCCGCGCTCTGAGATCGACAACGACGATAGCTGGAACAAAAAAAAGTACGATATGGAAGGCAAGGTGTGGTGGAAACCGAAAGGTGAACTTGGGGAACTCGACGCCCTGTGGGTTCTCGTGCCAGATGGTGTGAAGGTCGAGACCCAGCGGCAGTACTTGGATTATCTAGGAAGCCGGATACGAGTGCTAGTAGACGAACTGGCACAGGACCCAGAAGAATACACGGGGTATAAGGACGTGCGGAGGGCATTAGAGTCCATAGTGCAGAAGTACATCGGAGACAAGATACCTTATCCAACAGAAATAAGTGTACACCCGACGACGTGGGTGGAGACAATCATGTATTACTTGGAAGACAGCATGCAGTATTTCACCCTTCTGGGCGAAGCAACAGAGGAGAGGGGTTACGAGAGGGTGGGTAAAACAGGAAAGTTGGACAAAAGGGAACAGGAGATGGTGGAACGTGACGATCTAGCAAAAGTTCTGGTGGAACTGATGCAAGCAGTCTGA